The genomic DNA ATGCTCGCGCCGGATCGCCGGAATGAACCCGAACATGAGCCCGAGATAGACAAAGGCCAGGAGGGTGCCGCCGGTTGCTGCGATGACGCCCTCGAACTTCTGACGCCTCGAGTAAAAGGCGAGCGAGATCACGAGCACGAGTGCGGCGGCGGACGAGACGATTGTTGCGCTGTGCTCGCCCTTGAACTCGGTCGGAACGAGGCAGGAGACCGCCAATCCGATCATCGCGGAAGCGCAGCAGAGGCGCATCGAGGCCTCGATGCCCTTGTCTCGCAGGATTTTGACGAGTTCACGAGCCGCGACAAAGCTGAGGGCGAGGACCACGATGAACACGACGACGCCCGGTGGGTAATCGCGGTGGCCCGGGAAGATCTGTCCGAGCCAGTCGGGCATCCTCTGGCGATCAAGCCAGCCGTCGAGCCATATGCCCCCTACGAGGAGCAGGATCAGGACGGGTCCCAGAAGGAGTCGTTGCTTCAACAAGGTTCGCGTGTACTCGATGCGAGCGGGTCCGGCAGCCCTCCGAACTTTCGCTGGCGGCAAGCATAGTCCCGGATTGCCGTGTGAAGATCGGACTCAGCAAAGTCCGGCCAGAGAGTTCGTGTGACGTGGATCTCCGCGTAGCTGATCTGCCAGAGCAGGAAGTTGCTCACTCGCATCTCCCCCGCTGTCCGGACGAGCAGATCGGGATCGGGGATATCGGGGGCGAAGAGGCGCGACGCGAACACACGCTCATCGATCTCGCTGGAACGAACCAGGCCGGATTCCACGTCCTGAGCGAGGATGCGGGCGGCCCGGGCTATCTCTGCGCGTCCGGCGTAGTTGATGGCCAGCACAAGAGTTGGGCCGGTAACGTGTGCGGTTGCTTGCTCGACGTCTTCGAGAGCGTCTCTGACGGTGGACGGGAGCCCTTCTCGTTCACCGATCCAACGGACTCGGATGCCCTCTGCGACGAGGGAGTCTCGCTCTGCGCGGCAGTAGAGGACGCAGAGTTCCATCAGGGCGTCGATCTCTTCCTTCGGGCGGGTCCAGTTCTCTGCCGAGAACGAGTAGAGGGTCATGTATCGCACGCCAAGCGGCTTGCAGGCGGTGATGACCGCTCGAACAGACTTGGCTCCGGCGCGATGTCCCTCGGAGCGGGGCAGCCCACGTGCCTGTGCCCAGCGACCATTTCCGTCCATGATGATGGCTATGTGCCTCGGGATGCGATCCAGTGGAACACCGGGCAATGGTGACGGAAGGGGCTCGGGCGAGCGGTGCATCACCTGCGCTCCCGGACCAGTGTCTGCTCTCTGCCGGGGCCGACACCGACGATCGTGACCTGAGCCCCGACGAAACGCTCGACACACTCGATGTATGCGCGTGCGTTCTGCGGGAGGTCGTCGAAGGTGCGACAGGCCGCCAGCCCTTGCTCGATCGGTTGGAGATCCTGATAGACGGGCTCGACGGTGGCGAGTGACGCGCCGTCAGGAATGAACCGATCGGTCTTGGAGTCGCCGATCCTGTAGGCGGTGCAGACACGAGGCCGCTCCACGCCTGGAAGGACATCCAGGAGCGTCAGGGCGATCTCGTCCACTCCGTTGATCATCACGCTGTAACGAAGAGCGACAAGATCGAGCCAGCCGACTCTTCTCGGGCGGCCGGTTGTGGTGCCGAACTCGCGGCCACGAGTCCTGATGCCTTCGCCGACGGCATCGAAGAGCTCTGTCGGCATGGGACCGGCCCCGACGCGCGTCGAGTAGGCCTTTGCAACGCCGATGATGCGGGAGAGGCGGCTGGGCGGGACACCCGTGCCGGGACCTATCCCAGAAACCGCACAGCTTGAACTGGTGACAAATGGAAAGGTGCCGTGGTCGACGTCGAGCAGCGTGGCGTTCGCGCCTTCAAAGAGCAAACGCTTCCCTTCGCCGAGCAGGTCGTGAAGCAGGTAGGTGGTATCACGGATGCGAGGAGAGATGCGTTTGCCGCATTCGATGGCACGCTCGGCGATGTCGCTCGGGTTGAGAGGCGTGTAGGAACCGGAGATCCCCTGGAGCATCGCGTTCTTGACGCCGCACGCGAGCGCGATGCGCTCTCTGACGACGTCGGGCTTGAGCAGGTCGCCGATTCGCAGGGCGGTGGCACGGTTGATTTTTTCGGCATAGGCAGGGCCGATGCCTCGGCGGGTTGTGCCGATCTGACCCGGGCCGGAGTCTTTGCCGGAGGCGTTCTTCCCCTTCGCGGCGGCGAGAAGATCCTCTCGGAGCGCGTCTTCGATCTTGTGGTAATCGAGCACGACATGGGCTCGATTCGAGATCACGAGCCCAGAAACGTCGACGTTTCTTCTTTCGAGTCCGTCGATCTCTTCGATCAGTTTCTCGG from Phycisphaeraceae bacterium includes the following:
- a CDS encoding phosphatidate cytidylyltransferase, which encodes MLKQRLLLGPVLILLLVGGIWLDGWLDRQRMPDWLGQIFPGHRDYPPGVVVFIVVLALSFVAARELVKILRDKGIEASMRLCCASAMIGLAVSCLVPTEFKGEHSATIVSSAAALVLVISLAFYSRRQKFEGVIAATGGTLLAFVYLGLMFGFIPAIRREHSAWILLWILVTAKSCDIGAYFTGKAIGKHKLIPWLSPGKTWEGLVGGVIFSAAVGAFGVEVLREYGHTSMPTWQWGALAGVLFALVAQMGDLMASLLKRDAGVKDAGKILPGFGGMLDVIDSPLLVAPVAYWWLRVVVHHVTPE
- the uppS gene encoding di-trans,poly-cis-decaprenylcistransferase, with translation MDGNGRWAQARGLPRSEGHRAGAKSVRAVITACKPLGVRYMTLYSFSAENWTRPKEEIDALMELCVLYCRAERDSLVAEGIRVRWIGEREGLPSTVRDALEDVEQATAHVTGPTLVLAINYAGRAEIARAARILAQDVESGLVRSSEIDERVFASRLFAPDIPDPDLLVRTAGEMRVSNFLLWQISYAEIHVTRTLWPDFAESDLHTAIRDYACRQRKFGGLPDPLASSTREPC
- a CDS encoding adenylosuccinate synthase, which gives rise to MPESNETRSPGSCTAVVGLQWGDEGKGKVVDLLAEGHDATVRYNGGANAGHSVVVGGERYALHLIPSGILAKGKLAVVGNGVVVDPEKLIEEIDGLERRNVDVSGLVISNRAHVVLDYHKIEDALREDLLAAAKGKNASGKDSGPGQIGTTRRGIGPAYAEKINRATALRIGDLLKPDVVRERIALACGVKNAMLQGISGSYTPLNPSDIAERAIECGKRISPRIRDTTYLLHDLLGEGKRLLFEGANATLLDVDHGTFPFVTSSSCAVSGIGPGTGVPPSRLSRIIGVAKAYSTRVGAGPMPTELFDAVGEGIRTRGREFGTTTGRPRRVGWLDLVALRYSVMINGVDEIALTLLDVLPGVERPRVCTAYRIGDSKTDRFIPDGASLATVEPVYQDLQPIEQGLAACRTFDDLPQNARAYIECVERFVGAQVTIVGVGPGREQTLVRERR